Proteins from a genomic interval of Capsicum annuum cultivar UCD-10X-F1 chromosome 4, UCD10Xv1.1, whole genome shotgun sequence:
- the LOC107866914 gene encoding kinesin-like protein KIN-7F isoform X1: protein MSSVYGEEASQYGDDYGSVAHDDKEKIFVAVRLRPLNEREVTNNDVLDWECINNTTILYKNSISERSSSPTAYAYDRVFGYESTTREVYEEAAKGVALSALSGINSSIFAYGQTSSGKTYTMSGITEYTLADIYDHISRNEDRQFTLKFSAMEIYNEVVKDLLTPDDTPLRLLDDPERGTVVEKLKEVTLKDWNHLKELLSVCDAQRKIGETALNEVSSRSHQILRLTVESTAKKIVGLQNASTLTAAVNFVDLAGSERASQTLSANVRMKEGCHINRSLLTLGTVIRKLSKKGNGHVPFRDSKLTRILQNSLGGNARTAIICTMSPAHSHVEQSRNTLLFATCAKNVVTNAKVNVVMSEKALVKQLRKELARLEAELRNLSALAASGGSAEALKEKEALIEKMSREIRELTEQRDLAQSRVHNLASSGSWTELSSVSSPDKAQWLDDYAASEVSECIYPFRPDTGSVVSHSDQYEGLNSSKLGDQIPDPPEDQYLCDDTSPRLFIEKYFGPDPCKGWENIAQRTVQHLEDNCKEVQCVEVDSSTNSTSSGRHSSPRKGDQDSGFSDVDRKDEEPKQTRHLVPEQSSSSSDSESTVSDSLPRSKSTEAIMINVPVIKRSEVAKENVDISSEPDEKELSIKKIDLEKKPSLEKKPSLEKMPSLEKKFPRMGFSADNVKVLTKEPSRFTIEVKLKMSGEESEKIFSEELKMSGEESEKIFAEELKMSGKECEKIFAEELKMSGKESEKIFAEELKMSGKESEKILAEEMKMSGKESEKIFSEEQKMSSIDSEKICAEELKMSGEDTKKISAEVEVAKFVPEKQSEENLVQDNEPTSKDLDNSIGDSLNSENESEPSPSRQSMEFEKQRQEIIELWDACNVPLVHRTYFFLLFKGDPTDSVYMEVELRRLSYLKNAFSRGAKVVKDGQIFSQAASLSALNREREMLSKLLLKKFSSKERDNLFEKRGIGLKTKKRRLQLCHQLWKDTKDMDHIKESAALISKLVGFETQNEVPKEMFELNFSPGPRNLRSFSWKPR, encoded by the exons ATGAGCTCGGTGTATGGAGAGGAGGCATCTCAATATGGTGATGATTACGGATCAGTTGCACACGATGACAAAGAGAAGATTTTTGTCGCAGTTAGATTAAGGCCGTTGAATGAGAGGGAAGTTACAAACAACGATGTCTTGGATTGGGAATGCATCAATAACACcacaattttatataaaaattctaTATCAGAACGTTCATCGTCTCCTACTGCTTATGCATATG ACAGAGTATTTGGGTATGAATCCACCACAAGGGAGGTGTATGAGGAGGCCGCCAAAGGAGTCGCGCTTTCAGCTCTTAGTGGTATTAACT CGAGTATCTTCGCATATGGGCAGACAAGTAGTGGGAAAACGTATACTATGTCTGGAATCACCGAATACACTTTAGCAGATATATATGATCATATAAGCAGG aatgAAGACCGACAATTTACACTTAAATTCTCTGCCATGGAGATATACAATGAAGTTGTTAAAGACCTTCTAACCCCGGATGATACTCCACTTAGACTCCTCGATGATCCAGAG AGAGGAACTGTAGTTGAAAAACTTAAAGAGGTAACCTTGAAGGACTGGAACCATCTAAAAGAACTGCTGTCAGTGTGTGACG CTCAGAGGAAAATAGGAGAAACTGCTCTCAACGAAGTGAGCTCAAGATCTCATCAGATTCTGCGTTTG ACAGTTGAAAGTACTGCTAAGAAAATTGTTGGCTTACAAAATGCAAGCACTTTGACAGCGGCAGTG AATTTTGTTGATCTTGCAGGAAGTGAGCGTGCTTCTCAAACCTTATCAGCAAATGTCAGAATGAAAGAAGGCTGCCACATCAATCGCAGTTTGCTGACCCTTGGAACTGTCATTCGCAAACTAAG CAAAAAAGGAAATGGACATGTTCCTTTCAGAGACTCGAAGCTGACACGTATACTGCAGAATTCATTGGGAGGCAATGCCAGGACTGCCATCATTTGCACCATGAGTCCTGCACATAGCCATGTTGAGCAATCTAGGAACACTCTGTTGTTTGCAACTTGTGCCAAGAATGTCGTTACCAATGCAAAAGTTAACGTGGTAATGTCAGAGAAGGCACTGGTGAAACAATTACGAAAAGAACTAGCTAGATTGGAGGCTGAGCTAAGGAATTTATCGGCACTTGCTGCCTCAGGTGGATCTGCAGAAGCACTGAAAGAAAAGGAAGCTCTGATAGAAAAG ATGAGCAGAGAAATAAGGGAGCTAACCGAGCAGCGTGATCTTGCTCAGTCTCGTGTTCACAATTTGGCAAGTTCAGGGTCATGG ACCGAACTGAGTAGTGTGTCATCTCCTGATAAAGCCCAATGGCTGGATGACTATGCAGCATCAGAAGTATCAGAATGCATATATCCTTTTCGTCCTGATACTGGATCCGTTGTATCTCATTCTGACCAATACGAAGGCCTTAATTCTAGCAAGCTAGGTGATCAGATTCCTGACCCTCCAGAAGATCAGTATCTCTGTGATGACACCTCTCCGAGGCTGTTTATTGAGAAGTATTTTGGACCAGATCCGTGTAAGGGATGGGAAAACATTGCTCAAAGAACGGTTCAACATTTGGAAGATAACTGCAAGGAGGTTCAATGTGTCGAAGTAGATTCTAGCACGAACAGTACAAGCTCTGGTAGACATTCATCACCTCGAAAGGGAGATCAGGATTCAGGTTTCAGTGACGTAGATCGTAAGGATGAAGAACCAAAGCAGACTAGACATCTGGTCCCGgaacaatcttcttcttcttccgaCTCAGAGTCTACTGTCTCAGATAGCTTACCAAGAAGCAAAAGCACTGAAGCAATAATGATTAACGTACCAGTTATAAAACGGTCTGAAGTAGCTAAGGAAAATGTTGACATATCCAGTGAACCTGATGAGAAAGAATTATCTATTAAAAagattgatcttgagaagaagcCGTCTCTTGAGAAGAAGCCTTCTCTTGAGAAGATGCCTTCTCTTGAGAAGAAGTTTCCTCGGATGGGGTTTTCTGCTGATAATGTTAAGGTGTTAACCAAAGAACCCAGCCGCTTTACGATTGAAGTAAAGCTCAAAATGTCAGGTGAAGAGAGTGAGAAGATTTTTTCTGAGGAACTCAAAATGTCAGGTGAAGAGAGTGAGAAGATTTTTGCCGAGGAACTGAAAATGTCAGGTAAAGAGTGTGAGAAGATTTTTGCCGAGGAACTGAAAATGTCAGGTAAAGAGAGTGAGAAGATTTTTGCCGAGGAACTCAAAATGTCAGGTAAAGAGAGTGAGAAGATTTTAGCCGAGGAAATGAAAATGTCAGGTAAAGAGAGTGAGAAGATTTTTTCCGAGGAACAGAAAATGTCAAGTATAGATAGTGAGAAGATTTGTGCTGAGGAACTCAAGATGTCAGGTGAAGATACCAAAAAAATTAGTGCTGAGGTTGAGGTTGCCAAATTTGTGCCTGAGAAGCAATCTGAGGAAAATTTG GTCCAGGATAATGAGCCAACCTCTAAGGACTTGGATAACTCTATCGGTGATTCCTTAAATTCAGAGAATGAATCAGAGCCATCTCCTTCCAGACAGTCGATGGAATTTGAGAAACAAAGGCAAGAGATAATAGAACTATGGGATGCATGTAATGTACCCCTGGTTCACAGGACATACTTTTTCCTACTCTTCAAAGGGGATCCAACTGACTCGGTTTACATGGAGGTGGAGCTTAGAAGACTGTCCTATCTAAAGAATGCATTCTCTCGAGGAGCTAAAGTTGTGAAAGACGGTCAAATCTTCTCACAGGCAGCAAG TCTAAGTGCTCTGAATCGCGAAAGGGAGATGTTGAGCAAGCTGCTTCTTAAGAAGTTTTCTTCAAAGGAGAGAGATAACTTATTTGAGAAGCGGGGCATTggtctaaaaactaaaaagagaagACTTCAACTGTGCCATCAGTTATGGAAAGATACCAAAGACATGGATCACATTAAGGAAAGTGCAGCATTGATCTCCAAACTAGTTGGATTCGAAACACAAAATGAAGTTCCAAAAGAAATGTTCGAACTTAACTTCTCACCAGGGCCAAGGAATCTCAGGTCTTTCAGCTGGAAACCAAGATAA
- the LOC107866914 gene encoding kinesin-like protein KIN-7F isoform X2 produces the protein MSSVYGEEASQYGDDYGSVAHDDKEKIFVAVRLRPLNEREVTNNDVLDWECINNTTILYKNSISERSSSPTAYAYDRVFGYESTTREVYEEAAKGVALSALSGINSSIFAYGQTSSGKTYTMSGITEYTLADIYDHISRNEDRQFTLKFSAMEIYNEVVKDLLTPDDTPLRLLDDPERGTVVEKLKEVTLKDWNHLKELLSVCDAQRKIGETALNEVSSRSHQILRLTVESTAKKIVGLQNASTLTAAVNFVDLAGSERASQTLSANVRMKEGCHINRSLLTLGTVIRKLSKKGNGHVPFRDSKLTRILQNSLGGNARTAIICTMSPAHSHVEQSRNTLLFATCAKNVVTNAKVNVVMSEKALVKQLRKELARLEAELRNLSALAASGGSAEALKEKEALIEKMSREIRELTEQRDLAQSRVHNLASSGSWTELSSVSSPDKAQWLDDYAASEVSECIYPFRPDTGSVVSHSDQYEGLNSSKLGDQIPDPPEDQYLCDDTSPRLFIEKYFGPDPCKGWENIAQRTVQHLEDNCKEVQCVEVDSSTNSTSSGRHSSPRKGDQDSGFSDVDRKDEEPKQTRHLVPEQSSSSSDSESTVSDSLPRSKSTEAIMINVPVIKRSEVAKENVDISSEPDEKELSIKKIDLEKKPSLEKKPSLEKMPSLEKKFPRMGFSADNVKVLTKEPSRFTIEVKLKMSGEESEKIFSEELKMSGEESEKIFAEELKMSGKECEKIFAEELKMSGKESEKIFAEELKMSGKESEKILAEEMKMSGKESEKIFSEEQKMSSIDSEKICAEELKMSGEDTKKISAEVEVAKFVPEKQSEENLDNEPTSKDLDNSIGDSLNSENESEPSPSRQSMEFEKQRQEIIELWDACNVPLVHRTYFFLLFKGDPTDSVYMEVELRRLSYLKNAFSRGAKVVKDGQIFSQAASLSALNREREMLSKLLLKKFSSKERDNLFEKRGIGLKTKKRRLQLCHQLWKDTKDMDHIKESAALISKLVGFETQNEVPKEMFELNFSPGPRNLRSFSWKPR, from the exons ATGAGCTCGGTGTATGGAGAGGAGGCATCTCAATATGGTGATGATTACGGATCAGTTGCACACGATGACAAAGAGAAGATTTTTGTCGCAGTTAGATTAAGGCCGTTGAATGAGAGGGAAGTTACAAACAACGATGTCTTGGATTGGGAATGCATCAATAACACcacaattttatataaaaattctaTATCAGAACGTTCATCGTCTCCTACTGCTTATGCATATG ACAGAGTATTTGGGTATGAATCCACCACAAGGGAGGTGTATGAGGAGGCCGCCAAAGGAGTCGCGCTTTCAGCTCTTAGTGGTATTAACT CGAGTATCTTCGCATATGGGCAGACAAGTAGTGGGAAAACGTATACTATGTCTGGAATCACCGAATACACTTTAGCAGATATATATGATCATATAAGCAGG aatgAAGACCGACAATTTACACTTAAATTCTCTGCCATGGAGATATACAATGAAGTTGTTAAAGACCTTCTAACCCCGGATGATACTCCACTTAGACTCCTCGATGATCCAGAG AGAGGAACTGTAGTTGAAAAACTTAAAGAGGTAACCTTGAAGGACTGGAACCATCTAAAAGAACTGCTGTCAGTGTGTGACG CTCAGAGGAAAATAGGAGAAACTGCTCTCAACGAAGTGAGCTCAAGATCTCATCAGATTCTGCGTTTG ACAGTTGAAAGTACTGCTAAGAAAATTGTTGGCTTACAAAATGCAAGCACTTTGACAGCGGCAGTG AATTTTGTTGATCTTGCAGGAAGTGAGCGTGCTTCTCAAACCTTATCAGCAAATGTCAGAATGAAAGAAGGCTGCCACATCAATCGCAGTTTGCTGACCCTTGGAACTGTCATTCGCAAACTAAG CAAAAAAGGAAATGGACATGTTCCTTTCAGAGACTCGAAGCTGACACGTATACTGCAGAATTCATTGGGAGGCAATGCCAGGACTGCCATCATTTGCACCATGAGTCCTGCACATAGCCATGTTGAGCAATCTAGGAACACTCTGTTGTTTGCAACTTGTGCCAAGAATGTCGTTACCAATGCAAAAGTTAACGTGGTAATGTCAGAGAAGGCACTGGTGAAACAATTACGAAAAGAACTAGCTAGATTGGAGGCTGAGCTAAGGAATTTATCGGCACTTGCTGCCTCAGGTGGATCTGCAGAAGCACTGAAAGAAAAGGAAGCTCTGATAGAAAAG ATGAGCAGAGAAATAAGGGAGCTAACCGAGCAGCGTGATCTTGCTCAGTCTCGTGTTCACAATTTGGCAAGTTCAGGGTCATGG ACCGAACTGAGTAGTGTGTCATCTCCTGATAAAGCCCAATGGCTGGATGACTATGCAGCATCAGAAGTATCAGAATGCATATATCCTTTTCGTCCTGATACTGGATCCGTTGTATCTCATTCTGACCAATACGAAGGCCTTAATTCTAGCAAGCTAGGTGATCAGATTCCTGACCCTCCAGAAGATCAGTATCTCTGTGATGACACCTCTCCGAGGCTGTTTATTGAGAAGTATTTTGGACCAGATCCGTGTAAGGGATGGGAAAACATTGCTCAAAGAACGGTTCAACATTTGGAAGATAACTGCAAGGAGGTTCAATGTGTCGAAGTAGATTCTAGCACGAACAGTACAAGCTCTGGTAGACATTCATCACCTCGAAAGGGAGATCAGGATTCAGGTTTCAGTGACGTAGATCGTAAGGATGAAGAACCAAAGCAGACTAGACATCTGGTCCCGgaacaatcttcttcttcttccgaCTCAGAGTCTACTGTCTCAGATAGCTTACCAAGAAGCAAAAGCACTGAAGCAATAATGATTAACGTACCAGTTATAAAACGGTCTGAAGTAGCTAAGGAAAATGTTGACATATCCAGTGAACCTGATGAGAAAGAATTATCTATTAAAAagattgatcttgagaagaagcCGTCTCTTGAGAAGAAGCCTTCTCTTGAGAAGATGCCTTCTCTTGAGAAGAAGTTTCCTCGGATGGGGTTTTCTGCTGATAATGTTAAGGTGTTAACCAAAGAACCCAGCCGCTTTACGATTGAAGTAAAGCTCAAAATGTCAGGTGAAGAGAGTGAGAAGATTTTTTCTGAGGAACTCAAAATGTCAGGTGAAGAGAGTGAGAAGATTTTTGCCGAGGAACTGAAAATGTCAGGTAAAGAGTGTGAGAAGATTTTTGCCGAGGAACTGAAAATGTCAGGTAAAGAGAGTGAGAAGATTTTTGCCGAGGAACTCAAAATGTCAGGTAAAGAGAGTGAGAAGATTTTAGCCGAGGAAATGAAAATGTCAGGTAAAGAGAGTGAGAAGATTTTTTCCGAGGAACAGAAAATGTCAAGTATAGATAGTGAGAAGATTTGTGCTGAGGAACTCAAGATGTCAGGTGAAGATACCAAAAAAATTAGTGCTGAGGTTGAGGTTGCCAAATTTGTGCCTGAGAAGCAATCTGAGGAAAATTTG GATAATGAGCCAACCTCTAAGGACTTGGATAACTCTATCGGTGATTCCTTAAATTCAGAGAATGAATCAGAGCCATCTCCTTCCAGACAGTCGATGGAATTTGAGAAACAAAGGCAAGAGATAATAGAACTATGGGATGCATGTAATGTACCCCTGGTTCACAGGACATACTTTTTCCTACTCTTCAAAGGGGATCCAACTGACTCGGTTTACATGGAGGTGGAGCTTAGAAGACTGTCCTATCTAAAGAATGCATTCTCTCGAGGAGCTAAAGTTGTGAAAGACGGTCAAATCTTCTCACAGGCAGCAAG TCTAAGTGCTCTGAATCGCGAAAGGGAGATGTTGAGCAAGCTGCTTCTTAAGAAGTTTTCTTCAAAGGAGAGAGATAACTTATTTGAGAAGCGGGGCATTggtctaaaaactaaaaagagaagACTTCAACTGTGCCATCAGTTATGGAAAGATACCAAAGACATGGATCACATTAAGGAAAGTGCAGCATTGATCTCCAAACTAGTTGGATTCGAAACACAAAATGAAGTTCCAAAAGAAATGTTCGAACTTAACTTCTCACCAGGGCCAAGGAATCTCAGGTCTTTCAGCTGGAAACCAAGATAA
- the LOC107866916 gene encoding uncharacterized TPR repeat-containing protein At1g05150, which translates to MATRGSRSEKVKRIFQQFDVNRDGGLNREEMSALVVAVNPRVKFSEEQINAILDEVFRTYSEFIDGEKGLTYEGLLRTYDDGAGDVDRDFEALGLELKVEDNAGTSIAVEEASSSSIADERVMEPHKKQRTAAWAASPNHGIVFDDTWKLVDDLEILIKRLKSKQTKDGKVKNDNSDVYSEGWSRELGPSTEITDKRVNWEETGHDYAVFVKELGVLRSRADGARSREEAFDGHMAIGRVLYDQHLFKEALVSFKRACELQPADVRPHFRAGNCLYVLGRHSESKEEFLLALEAAEAGGSQWAYLLPQIHVNLGIALEGQGMVISACEHYREAAILCPTHFRALKLLGSALFGVGEYKAAVKALEEAIYMKSDYADAHCDLASALHGMGDDDNAIKEFQRAIDLKPGHVDALYNLGGLYMDMGRYQRASEMYTRVLSVWPNHWRAQLNKAVALLGAGETEEAKKALKEALKMTNRVELHDAVAHLKQLQKKKLKGNGGGNGEEAFIIVEPSKFKTVGEKTTLRADLSTALDIRSFQRITRLNRCDVDQIKKEIDETDVPMSYSGGVPEKSIRKASLEEILRRLLKFLKPETFIGAVKAINQKVLSILDESESGRLDLGMFFAVLAPVCGGSAEKRKRIAYEALLWRPVNEGSNQIRKTDAQRYIKLLRAIYIPSQGASEILEIHGEMDASWVSLAEFTAMFDDPDWGFGIMSTLLKLELGDRNRHGNHVCATCRYPIIGSRFKEIKSHFSLCSQCYSEGKVPPTSRLEEYRFKEYANESEAMKDKCMWFGIHSKGSSTPATS; encoded by the coding sequence ATGGCTACGAGAGGGAGCAGATCGGAGAAAGTGAAGAGAATTTTTCAGCAATTTGATGTTAATCGTGATGGGGGTCTTAATAGAGAGGAAATGTCAGCGTTGGTTGTTGCTGTTAACCCTAGGGTGAAGTTTAGCGAGGAGCAAATTAATGCTATTCTTGATGAGGTATTTCGTACGTATAGTGAGTTTATTGATGGTGAAAAGGGACTAACTTATGAGGGACTTTTACGGACGTATGATGATGGAGCTGGTGATGTTGATCGTGATTTTGAGGCCCTTGGTCTTGAGCTGAAGGTAGAGGATAATGCTGGAACTTCTATTGCTGTTGAAGAGGCGTCGTCTTCGTCTATTGCTGATGAGAGAGTGATGGAACCACATAAGAAACAGAGGACTGCAGCTTGGGCAGCTAGTCCGAATCATGGCATTGTGTTTGATGATACATGGAAGCTTGTAGATGATCTTGAGATATTGATTAAGAGGCTTAAATCGAAGCAAACGAAAGATGGGAAGGTGAAGAATGATAATTCTGATGTGTATTCGGAAGGTTGGTCGAGGGAGTTAGGGCCTTCGACTGAGATAACGGATAAAAGGGTTAATTGGGAGGAGACTGGACATGATTATGCTGTGTTTGTTAAGGAGTTGGGTGTGTTGAGGTCGAGGGCTGATGGTGCGAGGTCAAGGGAAGAAGCTTTTGATGGTCATATGGCGATTGGTAGGGTTTTGTATGATCAACATTTGTTTAAGGAAGCATTGGTGAGTTTTAAGAGAGCTTGTGAGTTGCAACCTGCTGATGTTAGGCCACATTTCAGGGCTGGCAATTGTTTATATGTGCTCGGGAGGCATAGTGAGTCGAAAGAGGAGTTCTTGCTGGCGTTGGAGGCTGCTGAAGCTGGTGGCAGTCAGTGGGCTTATTTGCTTCCGCAGATTCATGTGAATTTGGGAATTGCTCTTGAAGGCCAAGGTATGGTTATTAGTGCCTGTGAACATTATAGAGAAGCTGCTATTTTGTGTCCAACTCATTTTAGAGCTTTGAAACTTTTGGGTAGTGCACTTTTTGGTGTGGGTGAGTACAAGGCTGCTGTTAAGGCATTAGAAGAGGCTATTTATATGAAGAGTGATTATGCTGATGCACATTGTGATCTTGCTTCTGCATTGCACGGGATgggtgatgatgataatgcaatTAAGGAGTTTCAGAGAGCTATTGATTTGAAACCTGGTCATGTTGATGCCTTATACAATTTAGGAGGACTTTACATGGATATGGGTAGATACCAGCGTGCTTCAGAGATGTACACTAGGGTACTAAGTGTTTGGCCAAATCATTGGAGAGCACAGCTCAATAAAGCTGTGGCTTTATTGGGGGCCGGGGAAACTGAGGAAGCTAAGAAGGCTTTGAAAGAAGCTCTGAAGATGACAAACAGAGTGGAATTGCATGATGCAGTAGCACATTTGAAACAGCTTCAGAAAAAGAAGTTGAAGGGGAATGGAGGTGGCAATGGGGAAGAGGCCTTTATCATTGTTGAACCCTCAAAGTTTAAGACCGTGGGTGAGAAAACCACATTGAGAGCAGATTTATCCACTGCTCTTGATATTAGAAGTTTTCAGAGGATTACTCGTCTTAATCGGTGTGATGTTGATCAAATAAAGAAGGAAATAGATGAAACTGATGTGCCAATGTCTTATTCTGGTGGTGTACCAGAAAAGTCTATACGCAAGGCTTCGCTGGAGGAGATTCTGCGTAGATTGCTTAAATTCTTGAAGCCAGAAACTTTTATAGGAGCTGTTAAAGCCATTAACCAGAAAGTTCTCTCTATTTTAGACGAGTCAGAATCAGGTCGGCTAGATCTTGGCATGTTTTTTGCCGTTCTTGCTCCTGTCTGTGGAGGATCAGCAGAGAAAAGAAAACGCATTGCATATGAGGCGCTGTTGTGGCGTCCTGTTAATGAGGGTAGCAACCAGATAAGGAAAACTGATGCTCAAAGGTACATCAAACTGCTGAGAGCTATTTACATTCCGTCCCAAGGAGCAAGTGAAATTCTGGAAATTCATGGAGAGATGGACGCATCATGGGTGTCTTTAGCAGAATTCACTGCAATGTTTGATGATCCGgattggggttttggtattatgTCCACTTTGCTGAAGCTTGAATTGGGAGATAGGAATCGTCATGGTAACCATGTCTGTGCAACCTGTCGCTACCCAATCATTGGATCTCGCTTTAAGGAGATAAAATCACATTTTAGTTTGTGTAGTCAGTGTTACAGTGAAGGAAAAGTACCTCCAACCAGCAGGCTAGAAGAGTACAGATTTAAAGAATATGCTAATGAATCTGAGGCAATGAAAGATAAGTGCATGTGGTTCGGAATCCATTCTAAAGGCTCCTCCACGCCTGCCACTTCCTAG